A single Primulina eburnea isolate SZY01 chromosome 11, ASM2296580v1, whole genome shotgun sequence DNA region contains:
- the LOC140805203 gene encoding uncharacterized protein, which produces MRRSLEVKLEPFDPEIERTARRRRQQQRLKEQMERHEQEQEADRQNERRIEMPRRIPMMDYAQPSLDGARPSIVRPVIRANQFEIKPAIIQMIQNTVQFGGSALDDPNSHIADFLEICDTFKFNAVSDDAVRLRLFPFSLRDKAKAWLNCLPVGSITTWEDMAKAFLIKYFPPSKTMKLRADITTFAQYELESLYEAWERYKDLLRRCPHHELPLGLVVQTFYYGLLTPNRTMIDAAACGNLLRKTAEEGYELLEEMAASSYHPHSDRQKRGAGVNQVTDLSAVSAQLEALNRKIDGMSASGSAMRLQEIFCDKCGGEHDVQDCQDGNPFYVPEGAKHVGFQNRPRNDPYSNSYNPGWRNHPNFSWGGQNNQNRQQRGPPHGMHQGFKPEPPREEKSNLEQMMTKFISATETRFQNQDASIKGLENQIGQLAKLIANREQGTLPSNTETNPREQVKAVELRSGRALESNEERTKHGEDEVEHQGVMQNS; this is translated from the exons atgcgaagatcactcgaagttaagcttgagccttttgaccctGAGATCGAACGCACTGCTAGACGCcgaagacaacagcaaagactCAAGGAACAAATGGAGAGGCACGAACAAGAGCAGGAGGCGGACCGCCAAAATGAGAGACGgattgagatgccacgccgtataccgatgatggattatgcacaaccgtctcttgatggagcacgtccaagcatcgtgagaccagtcatccgagctaaccagtttgagatcaagccagctatcattcagatgattcaaaacactgttcaatttgggggaagtgcacttgacgaccctaattctcatatagctgattttcttgaaatttgcgatacatttaagtttaatgctgtgtctgatgatgctgttcgtttgcgtttatttccattttcactaagagataaagctaaggcgtggttaaactgtttgcctgtagggtctatcactacatgggaggatatggcgaaggcattcctgatcaagtactttcctccgtcgaagactatgaagctgagagccgacattactacttttgctcaatatgagcttgagtcactttacgaggcgtgggagcgatacaaggatttattgaggagatgtccacaccatgagctacctcttgggttagttgttcaaactttttactacggtctgcttactcctaaccgtaccatgatagatgctgctgcctgtggtaacttgctgagaaaaacggctgaggaaggatatgaattattggaggagatggctgctagtagctatcatcctcattCTGATAGGCAGAaacgaggtgctggagttaatcaagttactgatttgtctgcggtgtcagcacagttagaggctttgaacagaaagattgatgggatgagtgcgagtggatcggctatgcgtctgcaagagattttctgtgataagtgtggaggtgagcatgacgtgcaggattgccaagatggcaatccattctatgtgcctgagggagcaaaacacgtgggattccagaaccgtcctagaaatgacccttattcaaactcttataatccgggatggaggaatcacccaaacttttcgtggggaggtcaaaacaaccaaaaccgccaacaaagaggtccaccacatgggatgcaccaaggattcaagccagaaccgcctagggaggagaagtcaaatttagagcaaatgatgactaaatttatttcagcaaccgagacgagatttcagaatcaggatgcatccataaaggggttagagaatcaaattgggcAGTTGGCTAAGTTaattgctaatagggagcaaggaactttgccaagcaacacggagaCTAACCCGAGAGAGCAAGTGAAAGCTGTGGAATTGCGTAGTGGAAGAGCACTCGAGTCTAATGAGGAAAGGACCAAGCAtggtgaggatgaggtggaacatcaaggag ttatgcaaaattcttga